The DNA segment TAAGTAGGAAGCGTACTAATTTGAAATAAGGACTATTTTGTGTGTTTATCTATAGTTATATACACACCTATATGTCTAAGAAAAAAGTATGGCTTGTTTTTGTACTCCAATGTTGCTTCaaagaatctttttttctttttacaaagttAGAAAAACGTATTAAGTCACATTGAGATGTGACAGACACCTCTCATGTGAAAGAGGCCCAAAGAACTGGGTTTCACAGAACCTCCTGGTTGGCTGAGAACACAGGAAGCAGGACCCTTACATCACCTATGGCTGCGGGAACCCTGTGAGTGAAAGAATGAATAGCAGGGTCCAGCTCCCACAGCCACACCTGACAGCAGACAGGACTACGGAAATGGACAAAACGCTAGAATTATGTCAATGTTTTGGCAAAGCTGACTTAATCCCTTTTGATGTGTTTTATATATGACAAATGTTTACATTTGCCTCCCGAAGAACTCAGTCAtatccaagacacacacacattaaaaaaaaatcacacttcagTTATACATATGCATTTCTTTAACACACATCCACACAATACATTATCAGCACACTGTCTAGAATACCTCATTTAAAAACGTATTCACAGGACCTGCTGTGAATGGCAAGATACGGTATTTTATACTAGAAACCCCTGCTCATGCAGTACTCTCCACACCAGACACCGGAGTCACACCCACCAGCTCTCTGCTCACTCTTTCTAGGAACTATAATATGCAAAGGAGAAAATACAAAAGCAGCTTTCAAACATTACATCACAATTTGAAATGTGGGAAAATACAAAACTAAGCCACTGTGTAGATAAGCGGTCCTCGTGACTTGAGCAGAGCTCCGTCGCCTCATCCTCTCTTATTGCACAGACGTCTTGCCTCACGCTCTCCAGCTCTTCCTTTTCTAGCTGTGGACAAGTGCTATCAGATACAACACACATGGAAATAACAGCAGCATGGTTTCTCACAGTCAGTCCTTATAATTTAGTAAGAAAAAGATGGGTATCCACAAAATAAGTGCTCTTTCCATACtgtactaattttttaaaaatactgttttaaTGCAGTGAAGGTCCTCAGAGGGCTAATTTGAAATCATGTTGACTCTTCCTGTTGCCCATTTACCAGAACTAAAAATGAAGGATTCCTAAGCTTGAGTTTGTCTTCTGAAAAGAAATCTCATTTTGGGTTTCCTCGAGTTGTGGTTAACTGAGGCTTACACGTACACCGGCTGGCAGCCCTCGGCCGCACCTTCCAAGTCCGCATCCCCTGGGTCTGCACTCTCTGCGGGCTCTGAGGGCTTCGGGCACCGGAAGGGATAGCCGTTGTCATCGAAGAACCTGCGGAAGGTGAACTCATAGAAGGCGTGCTCTGGATGCTTGCTGCTGGGGGAGGCCAGCGTGTCCCAGGCCTTGGCGCTCTCTCCGCTGGCCTCGTGCCAGGGGCTTTCTTCATCCACCGGGTCAAAATTGGAGGTGTCCATGGGGTGGCTGATGGTGGGGACGTAGGGTGCAGGCTGCTTTCGGATGTCACGGGAAAAGTCGATGGTGTTGAAGAACGGGTGTGCCTTGAGGTCATCTGCCCCATCCCTGCCCAGGCGGCAGTCAGCCGCGCAGCACAGCTTCGTGATGAGGTCTCGGGCCTCAGCGCTGAGCCTCACCTGCGTAGGGATATGCAGCGTGCTCTCCCAGTTGATCACCTGTGGGCAGCAGAACCACTGTTAGCACCCCATCGATCTAAGTCTTGAGCCTGCACAGCCTCGACCTCAGCTATAACAAGTGTGAGCCTCTCATAGCTTCAGCTATGGCAATGGGTTTTTGTTGGGCCACCACAGCGCACAATTCGGTATTTACTGAGGCTAGGGAGTCGcctgggatttttcttttcttttcagtaaCTGACCCCAGTTGGCCTTGAACCCATCTGGATGGTCATTAAAAATATCTGTCATGAAGCCACGTATACTGTGAAGAAAAACCTAAGGTTGTCTGCGTTGTTCAGGCTTAGGCCCAGTGTGGAACTAGAGAGTATAACTGACTGCTGAATGAGGGTTTGACCTACAGTAAATGTTTTAGAGGGGTAAAACTATACAATGTGACAAAGGTCTTCCTGAATACCAAGACACCAGCAGGAAAGAAAGAGTACACTGGATTTCATGGAAATTATAAACTGCCGTGCCATGTATGGTGGTAACcatgtgagttcgaggtcagtcaGGGGTATACAACTGGCACTTCATTAACTCAAGTTACTAAGAGGGAAGCGGCTACCCATAAAACAGACTGGGTCTGCAAAGCATACGCCTGTGAAGGACTTAACATCTAGAGTGCATCGAGAACTCCAACAAatgatctgaatttttttttaaatatttatttatttattatatgtaagtacactgtagctgtcttcagacacaccagaagagggcgtcagatctcgttagggatggttgtgagccaccatgtggttgctgggatttgaactctggaccttcggaagagcagtcgggtgctcttacccactgagccatctcaccagcccgatctgaatttttaaaagcacacaAACAGCACATgagaataagaacacatgctcagtGGTGCCCTACAGCACACCCTCGCCTGAGGATAACGGCTATTCCAAAGCGGGAGGGGCCCGCCGATGGTGATGTGggtctgcagtcccagcactcaggaggccgaggcagaggCACACTAGTAAGAGGTGCACAGCAGCACTACACAGTCACCAAAGGGCAGGAGACATCCAGACACCCACTAACCCAGGAACGATCATCAAACCACGGGGCCCAGCTTGAAAAAGCTGCCATTCAGTCTCAAGAGGAAGGAAATCCACACACAGCAGGATGAACCTTGCGGACATCGTGCTAAGTGAAAGGCGGCGGGTAAGTTAGATAAGAACCCAACTGCACATCTGGGAGGCACCCAGTTGACTTCTGAGATAGGGCACAAGCGGCCGGGGAGAGCAATGGAGCAGTTGTTTAATGGGTGAGATGAGAACACCCAGAAATGGTTTGTGTAGCCCTATGAGAACACACTTAAGGCAACAGATCATACACTTCAAAATAATTGAATGTAAATTTCATGTCACATCTATTTTAccacaataaaaaataatctgGCTTACTATTATGCAGGTATAATAGTGAGTGGTTCAGCAATTTACCTAGTAAGCAGAAAACGCAAAAACTAATTGTATCATTGAGTTGAACTGAGTTTTTActcaaaatttctttttttttttttttttttaaagatttatttattttattatatgtaagtacactgtagctgtcttcagacgcaccagaagagggcatcagatctcattacgggtggttgtgagccaccatgtggttgctgggatttgaacttcggacctttggaagagcagtcgggtgctcttacccactgagccatctcaccagcccaaaatttcttttttttttccccccagaatagtttctctgtatagccctggctgtcctagaacttgctctttaggccagggtggccttgaactcagagatccatctgcctctacctcctaggtgctgtgattaaaggtgagcaccaccaccaACCGACTGTTTCAAAGTTTCTTATGCTCTACCATAGACTAAtctggattaaaaaacaaaaacaaaaaacctccctaGGACTGTGCTTCTATAaatccactaaccaaagagttcCGATTTCAGCTCAACTCTGAATAAGGAGTCACACACTCGGGAAGCAGTGGCTGTGAACCTAGAATGAGCCGCTTAGGGGCTGGCTGATAGATCCGGTTGCTTTCCGTGAGTCCTGGGAATGCACACAGCTAGCCTGAGCCTGACCACCGAGCTGGTCATTACAGCCACAGGGATGATGGTGCTCTGCAGGGCAGGCGAGCGAGGCAGGGGGCTGACGGCAGCTGCCGCTGCATCTCACTGCGTGTTATTCTTGCTTGGAAATAACAAGAGGGCGAGAGAGAGCCACAAGTGGTTTACATAAAATTACAGGTGTTCAAATATAATAAAACTCATGTCTAGCTTTGTTGCCTTCTTATCAAAAAttcaaaagtatagtaaaaatAAAGACTCTTTGGAAAACCCCACAATAAATAACCGCCATCTCTAGTCTATGTGTTGCAAGAGGTCCGAAACTGTCCGAGGGCTCTGGAAAGGCACACGGAtcatctggacacacacacacactgacacgcTGTGCCGCTTACCTTCAGCTGCgtctctgtgggggtgggggccaAGAAAGGCGGCTGCCCAACCAGCATCTCAAAGAGAATCACACCGACGCTCCACCAGTCACAGAGCTGCGTGTACCCTGAAAGACAGCGCTCTCGTCACTCAGAGCGGCTCCCTCAGATCCTGGGAGGACGGAGTGAGAAAGCTCAGAGGCAGCCCTGTGCTACTAAAAGCACGCTCTCAGGCAGGGGCTCCAATGGCGGCTCCAATGGGCTCACACAAGGTGCTAACAGATACCACAGGCAACAGACACGTgggctttcttatttttaatcacTGGTCTTCATAAACACAGGATGCTTTTAGAGTAAGTAAGAAGACAGGACTTAGCAGCTAGAGTTTCATATGACTTTGAGTGGGCGTGTGTGCTGTGGCATATGTTGGGGGCCAAGGGACCATTTGTGGGAGTTGTTCTTTCTTCCCACCATATGGATGaatcagggattgaactcaggttgggCAAAGCTCTACTCCTGGTTATGTGGCAGGTGCAAAAAGCAGATGGCTTCACAGGAAAGTTTACAAATCAGTTTAAAATGATGCTGAAGAACATGGAGACTAggtagaaactctgtctcaaaaacaaaaataaacaaacggTAGGCAGCCCCTGCCCTGTGGCAGTGGACTCCCAGCTGTGGTGATCAGGCTGTCTACAGGAGGCTGAGGAAAGCTGCACTGACCACTGatgctctccctcccacccttccttcTGGGCCTACTCTTCAGCCACTTGTTAGCAACCTCGAATAGAAGCAGCTGGTTAAAGCTTTGGACTCTGTCTTCATCAGCCCCTCCTAGCACTGCAGAACAACCCCAGGCTACAGAACTACTAGGCACCAGAATTAGCATTTATAAGCTTTCAGGAGACACCTTTGTGCACACAAGCTGAGAGGATCAATAACCTGTATCAGACCACCATGCTGATGAAAAATCTCACTCTGAACCAGGTTGGACTAGGTCTAAAGACATGAGTACAATATAAACAAAAGACTGTCTATGTCTGGATTAACCCCAAGGTTAAGCTGACACCCACTGTCACTACAGACCACAAAGACCCCCCTGAGTGAGGTTCCTATAGTTCGGAAACAGATGGTGTGTCCAACCACCTATCCAGGAAACCAATTTCACCAACAAGTAGTAATCTAATGCCCATTAGGTTTTTTGGGCCCAACAGGGAGAATTAGTTTGTGTGCCAGACATGGAGTAACCCAGCCCGGACAAGGGAGAGGTCAGCAGAGCTTGAAAACTGTGGCCAGGGACGGCAGTGGCCCTACAGCCCAAACAGTTCTATCACCTCACTCTGtactttttttaagttaattaatatatttttatgggTGTTTTACTAACATGTCTgtttgtgcactgtgtgcatgcagtgcctgtcgATGCCAGAAGAGTGCactgtatcccctggaactggagttagacagtTACGAACAACGATGTAGGTGTTCCCTGACGGAAATTAAACCTGTGTCTTATGCACAGgcacccagtgagccatctttctagcccctagCTGACCCTGAAAAAGCCAGTTAGCGTGAGAGTCATTCCCTTGGATCTGAGATAAAAAGCCCAAGGTTCCCGGGTACAGGGTGAGGAAATATTGGGTTAATCCTGGTGAAGCAAAGGCCATTCCAGCTCAGAAGTAAGAGGTTGGAGCCTTGTTGCTAGGGAAACCTTAAGCTCACAGGCAGGTGCAAACATGTAGTAACACACATTGACTTACAACTGGGCAGTGAGCCGAGGAGGGCGGTGGGCTGGCATACCTTTGCGGAGAAGCACCTCCGGAGCGATGTAATTTGGTGTCCCGACAAGAGAATGTGCCAGGCACCTCTGGTGCTGCTTCTGCGCCCTCTGCTCCAGGGTCTTTAACCTGTCTCCACAGCGACAGTTGGAAACATCGTCCCAGAGGTCACCGGGCTCCATGCTGTCCTGTCTCATGTGGTTCCCTTTACCGGGGAGAAGGGGGAATGACAGAAAAGAGCATGAATTCAACACTGAAGCGAAGCCATAGCTTCAAACAGAAACATGATTCTGGCCAATTCCTGTCAGCACACATTCCCCTCCACTGACGACCCCAGGCCCTCTCCATGGCGGTCAAGTATCGTTTACTGAGCAACGACTCCAGGAACTCTGagatttatttttcaaagtttctttttttttggggggggggggttcgagacagggtttctctgtgtagccctggctgtcctggaactcactctgtagaccaggctggcctggaactcagaaatccacttgcctctgcctcctgagtgctaggattaaaggcatgcgccaccacgcccggctcaaagttttttttaatagggcagtgtggtgatttttttttttttttaatcaaagccTTTAGCGGTCAAGAAAATACAGTAAGAAAGTCCACTAACAAAGCAACTGGCCTCATGCATGCTCTCCCATTCCTTTACAAAAGGAAGTATGCCCCACCAAGTTACAataacaaagtgtgtgtgtgtgtgtgtgtgtgtgtgtgtgtgtgtgtgtgtataggaggTGCACACAGTAGGTCTGAAGCTGTACCTTTCTGGTAGTACTTGGAATTGTGAGTCCACCTGAATCCAGTGCAGAGGCCAAAATCTGTCAGCTTAATATGACCATCCAGGTCGATGAGTATGTTGTCAGGCTTGATGTCCCGGTGGATAAAGCCCATCTTGTGGACACTTTCAATGGCCAGGGTCAACTCTGCAATGTAGAAGCGGGCCAGGTGCTCAGGGAAGACCTCCATCCTGATCAGCAGGCTCATCATATCCCCGCCTGGTATGTAGTCCATCACAAAGTACAGGCTGTCCTTGTCCTGGAAGGAGTAGTAGAGTTTGACCACCCACTCATTGTCTGCTTCAGCCAGGATGTCCCTCTCAGCCTTGACATGGGCCACTTGATTCCGGTTCAGGACATCCTTCTTCCTGAGAGTCTTCATGGCGTACAGAGCGTGAGTGTCCAGCTTACAAGCGAGGCACACTTCCCCAAAGGCACCGATGCCTAGAGTCTTGATTTTCACAAACATGGACTTGTCCATCTTGGCCCTCTTCAGCCGGTTGTAGTTAGACTCCTTCTGGTAGAGGATCTTCCTCATCTGCTCCTGCTCGGCCTCACAGAGCCCAGCCTGTACACAAGGAAAATCAAAGGCCTGTTACAGGGACCCCACAGCAGCCGAGTGCATGGGGCGGGGCTGCCTTCAAGCAGTGAGGACCCTTCAGAAGGAAGAGACTAGGTCTACCAGGCTACACAAGAAACACCAGACAGCCTCAGTCTCTACATAAGGATGGCGACATCTACCTCTATATGGAACATTCATCTACATACGTGCAAATATGAAATCCAAAGAAAAGTCTTTTTCTAGTTGATTTACATTCTAAAAGGCAAGGAAAACCActactacttaaaaaaaaaaaaaaaaaaaaaaagtccagccaCCCGCCACTGCACCTGACCAGTATTGTTGGCTGGTGCAATCCAGTGGTGAGCTGACAGTGAGCCCAGCTTTTAGGAAACAGGGCTGTCCTACATGTGGATGGCTCTGTGCCGAAAGCGTGGGAACAGCCTAGCGATAGGTAAAATGGAACCATGATCTCAGAAGACAGGGGAAGCTGTAAAAGGCCCTGTGCTTTCTTTCTGCAGTTAAACACAGTGGGAACATTACTTTTGATGAGATTGTCAACATTGCCCGGCAGATGAGACACCGGTCTTTGGCTAGAGAACTTTCTGGAACTATCAAGGAGATCCTGGGTACTGCACAGTCTGTGGGCTGCAATATGGATGGCCGCCACCCTCATGACATCATAGATGACATCAACAGTGGTGCAGTGGAGTGCCCAGCTAGTTAagaagcaacaagaaaatatttcaataaaagactATCTGataaccagaagaaaaaaaaagtcctgtggAAAACATTTCTAGAATCCATAATCTAGTTAGTATTTCAGTAGttcaaagaaaataggaaaacagaaaacaagcaatGACTCCGGGCCAACAGGAAATGAGAACACAAACTTAAGTCCTAGACTCTGAAATGACTAATTTATGTGATGTAAAATTACTGTgatgtatatttaaaatgtgattaaaaaGCACCATCTATAGTACTTTATAGTGTCAACTCCGGAACACTGAGAACATCtactagggctggagagctggctctgtggttgggagcactggctgctcttccagagcatctAGTTCCATCCTCagaactcacatggcagctccacTGCCTGTGACTTCTgtcccaggggacccaatgccttcctctggccttcacaggcacaaACGTAAGTGTACAGACAAAcacgcaggcaaaatactcacacacgtgaaaaaaaaaatctaaaataaaacaaaacaacacacacagtgcaaggatgaaaaaaaaaaacagtaccaaaagcaaacaaaacaaaacaacccaaaataaCAGCTACATCCAGAGGTAGGTACTGGGAACACCCACAACGCTGGCAGGACTGGGAGACCCATTCAGTGGGGGCTGCggatgagacactgtctcacagAGGCTAACCCAAACCACTATTCACTAATTTGGATTACTGAGCCAATGATACTGTGTATTTCTCTAACATATCTCACTATGACAACATTCTTCATCCTTCCAGAATGTTCACAGAAGCCCATCCTGGATGTGCTTTCTCCACGAGTAAGGACACAGCACACTGATCAGTACGAGTGCTGATTGACTTGTTAGCAGGGTCCTCATCTGAGGgtgggggaagaagaaggggggcCACGCACTGCAGCTTGGCTTCACCCCGTGTCTGAGATGGGTGCGTGCTGACGGTGGCTGCTACATAGGAAAGGGGAGCTGGGAACGCAGTAAGAAGGGGGTGAGAAATTACTTTGGCCATTTCCTGCTCCAGCTGTAGCCTCCGGCTGACCTTCTGCTGGTAGGTTTTGATGACATTCTCCACGTGTTGCTCCATGAAGAATTTGAAGGCATAAGGGGAGTAACTCTTGATGCgagactctctcttctcttcatctCTGCTATTCTTGCGGACAGGCACCGGGGAGGTCTGAATCTGCTTTTTGTCTCTGCCAGCTTTGTCTCCCTTCGCACCTTTGTGGCTCTTGTCACTCCTGTCTTGCTCAGTGCCCCCTCGCAGACTCTGCTGCACACTGGTGCACAGGCTGTCCAGGTCCACGCTGTACTGCTCAGACTTACTGGGCAGCAGCAAGTGCTTTGGGTACGGAGGCGGTGGGCACCTGCGCTCGGAGCCGCCATAGTCCACATCCAGCGGGTGTGGGCCTGCGCTGCCCTCCTTCGTCTCCAGGCTCTCAGTGGCAGGTGCTGTGGGCGCAGCCACCCAGGCGGGGTGCGAGGGCCCCACGGCTGTCTGGGGCTCGGGCCGCAGCACACGCACGCTCTTCACAGGGTGAAGGATGTGTGCGGCCGTCACGGCGGTGACCGTGTTGGGGGCGGGCAGTGAGGGCTCAGGTTGTGGGTTGTTGAAGGAGTTGGTCCTGCTGGGGCCAGCCCGAAAAGCCACATGCGGCCGCGAGGCTTCTAGACCCTGCTTCTGCAGCGAGTCGCGGCGTGCCAGTGGAGCTGCAGACCAGGGCACCGTGGAGCCCAGCTCGTACAAGTCAGCATTGAGGCTGTTCCTGGACGGTGCCAGCACAGCCTGTGCAGAGCTTTCGCCAGTAAACGTGGGACCCCGGGTGCCCAACACATGTAATGGGTGGGCCCCAGGTGGGGTAGCCGCCGGCTTGTGGTGCGAGGCAGTGTACAGCCCAGCATGGGCAGGAAAGGTGAGGCTGGCGGGAGGGCCACCCTGGGCCTTGGCCATGCTGGAATAGGCATCTGGTGGCGTCTTGTTCTGGAAGGAGGAACTGCGCTGCACCCCATACCCAGGCTGCTCCGATAGTAGATGACCACGACCATAGTGTGTGCCCGGAAAGTGCGCACTTGGCTCTACTGCTGTGCTGTACCCTTTGGGAGGATGCTGGTGAGCCTGGGCACCGTGGGTGCCGGCTCCGGCTCCAGGGAAGAGAAAGTCTAAATATTGCCGCGGCATCTCCTCCAGTGCGGCGGGGCCCTCGTAGTTTGCACCACCCAGCTGGTGGTAGGATGGGAGTGCTTCCCCTGTGCCCTCGAAACTGGGCCGCCGAGTCACCGGGGTGGGCGCCAGGCCCTTTCCTAGAGAGGAAAGAGTGAGAAGTCAGCCTCAGAGCACATGGTGGGCTGCTACTTGCAGGTTGATTCCCAGAGTAGCCTCATCTTTGGGGCTCGGCAAATATACAAGGTCTTCTCAAGATTCCCGGCAGGGTATGTCCAGTACCAGCAGAAACTTGTCACACTAAAGTGGCACACAAGGTAGGGGAAAATGGGTCATGGGGCTGAAGGTCAAAGAGCAAATGGGAAGGCTATGTATGGGCCAGAGGGGGTACAGTGCCTTAAACGACTTGGCTCCTAAGGTCAGGCTCAGCCATGCTAAGGGACTACCTGGACAGCCAACACGGTTTTCTCCATGACATGCAGTTATTTGGGAGGAGCCAAGTCTACTTactgtcatgtttttttttttttgttttttttgtttttaattaggtattttcctcgtttacattttcaatgctatcccaaaggtcccccatacccacccccccaatcccctacccacccactccccctttttggccctggcgttcccctgtactggggcatataaagtttgcaagtccaatgggcctctctttgcaatgatggccgactaggccatcttttgatacatatgcagctaaagacaagagctcacgggtactggttagttcatattgttgttccacctatagggttgcagttccctttagctccttgggtaatttctctagctcctccattagggaccgtgtgacccatccaatagctgactgtgatcatccacttctgtgtttgctaggccccgtagTGTCATGTTTAGAAAGTCTACTTTTCCTAACAAAGGGCAGAACTGTACTCACTGTCCAAatattcattttcctttcatttattttccaAATTAAGGCTCtgttgggtttctttcttttaattttattttattttattttatttatttatttgagtttttcgagacagggtttctctgtgtagccctagctgtcctggaactcagaaatccacctgcctctgcctctgcctctgcctctgcctctgcctctacctctgcctctgcctctgcctctgcctctgcctcccaagtgctgggattaaaggcatgcgccaccactgcctggcagtttCTTTCTTTAAGGACAAAGTGATCTATACCCAACATTAAGTGAGAACAGAATGAtggagaggagatggagaaatggctccggAAGGTAAAagtgcagagaacctgagtttggttcccagcatccacgtcaGAAAGCTCCCAACTGCCTGGGACTCCAGCCTTAGGGGGAATTCTGCCCCTGCAAAATATTTGCAATCAAGTGCACTGttcccattaaaaacaaaattaaaatattttttaaattcctttttaaaaaaatctacaaagagTCCCTCTCTTGACCaacacccagacacacagacgGCTGCTGCTTCCTTATCCCGACTTCTCCATTTTGAAACTCCTCATTTAAAGCAGCTGcctagaaagaacaaaggctcctTTCATCTCCTACAGACTCCTCCGCTCTGCTAGATCTGGCCCTGAATCCTCAAGTCCAAAGGCGGGGTCTTATCCACTCGTAGGGAtaagccccgccccaccccaccccaccgctAACACACACCTGACAGAAATTACCCAACAACCTTGGCACTGAACAGGAGTTACAGCTGATGGAGGGCTTTGTGTTGCCTGGGCTGAGCAAATGTGGCCAGCACAACACACCAAAAACAAGAAGGCAGACAGTGGCTACGGAGCTGGGCCTGTTCCCTGCAGCACCATTCTCAGGACAGACTCCTGAACCAGCTAGGAGCTGGTGAGGGAATTTCTTGTCTCAGGAAACCAGAACTGTGCAGCCCCCACCACAACGCAAACCCTCGGGAAGCCCTTACAATGTCCTCGTTTACCACGGGAAGCCTTTCCTGCAGGGCTTCCACGGAGCAGGGAGTACATAAACCCATCATCATGCCCCAGGAACCACAGAGCATCTACTCCATCTCTGGAGAGGACCATCACAACCTGTCCCTTCCAAAGCTGACACACTGCTCACAGCTGCAGGCCTTGAGAGCTGCCTGCTACtgaatgtgagaaaaaaaaaatgtgatt comes from the Mus musculus strain C57BL/6J chromosome 14, GRCm38.p6 C57BL/6J genome and includes:
- the Lats2 gene encoding serine/threonine-protein kinase LATS2 isoform 1 (isoform 1 is encoded by transcript variant A); the protein is MRPKTFPATTYSGNSRQRLQEIREGLKQPSKASTQGLLVGPNSDTSLDAKVLGSKDASRQQQMRATPKFGPYQKALREIRYSLLPFANESGTSAAAEVNRQMLQELVNAGCDQEMAGRALKQTGSRSIEAALEYISKMGYLDPRNEQIVRVIKQTSPGKGLAPTPVTRRPSFEGTGEALPSYHQLGGANYEGPAALEEMPRQYLDFLFPGAGAGTHGAQAHQHPPKGYSTAVEPSAHFPGTHYGRGHLLSEQPGYGVQRSSSFQNKTPPDAYSSMAKAQGGPPASLTFPAHAGLYTASHHKPAATPPGAHPLHVLGTRGPTFTGESSAQAVLAPSRNSLNADLYELGSTVPWSAAPLARRDSLQKQGLEASRPHVAFRAGPSRTNSFNNPQPEPSLPAPNTVTAVTAAHILHPVKSVRVLRPEPQTAVGPSHPAWVAAPTAPATESLETKEGSAGPHPLDVDYGGSERRCPPPPYPKHLLLPSKSEQYSVDLDSLCTSVQQSLRGGTEQDRSDKSHKGAKGDKAGRDKKQIQTSPVPVRKNSRDEEKRESRIKSYSPYAFKFFMEQHVENVIKTYQQKVSRRLQLEQEMAKAGLCEAEQEQMRKILYQKESNYNRLKRAKMDKSMFVKIKTLGIGAFGEVCLACKLDTHALYAMKTLRKKDVLNRNQVAHVKAERDILAEADNEWVVKLYYSFQDKDSLYFVMDYIPGGDMMSLLIRMEVFPEHLARFYIAELTLAIESVHKMGFIHRDIKPDNILIDLDGHIKLTDFGLCTGFRWTHNSKYYQKGNHMRQDSMEPGDLWDDVSNCRCGDRLKTLEQRAQKQHQRCLAHSLVGTPNYIAPEVLLRKGYTQLCDWWSVGVILFEMLVGQPPFLAPTPTETQLKVINWESTLHIPTQVRLSAEARDLITKLCCAADCRLGRDGADDLKAHPFFNTIDFSRDIRKQPAPYVPTISHPMDTSNFDPVDEESPWHEASGESAKAWDTLASPSSKHPEHAFYEFTFRRFFDDNGYPFRCPKPSEPAESADPGDADLEGAAEGCQPVYV
- the Lats2 gene encoding serine/threonine-protein kinase LATS2 isoform X1; this translates as MRPKTFPATTYSGNSRQRLQEIREGLKQPSKASTQGLLVGPNSDTSLDAKVLGSKDASRQQQMRATPKFGPYQKALREIRYSLLPFANESGTSAAAEVNRQMLQELVNAGCDQEMAGRALKQTGSRSIEAALEYISKMGYLDPRNEQIVRVIKQTSPGKGLAPTPVTRRPSFEGTGEALPSYHQLGGANYEGPAALEEMPRQYLDFLFPGAGAGTHGAQAHQHPPKGYSTAVEPSAHFPGTHYGRGHLLSEQPGYGVQRSSSFQNKTPPDAYSSMAKAQGGPPASLTFPAHAGLYTASHHKPAATPPGAHPLHVLGTRGPTFTGESSAQAVLAPSRNSLNADLYELGSTVPWSAAPLARRDSLQKQGLEASRPHVAFRAGPSRTNSFNNPQPEPSLPAPNTVTAVTAAHILHPVKSVRVLRPEPQTAVGPSHPAWVAAPTAPATESLETKEGSAGPHPLDVDYGGSERRCPPPPYPKHLLLPSKSEQYSVDLDSLCTSVQQSLRGGTEQDRSDKSHKGAKGDKAGRDKKQIQTSPVPVRKNSRDEEKRESRIKSYSPYAFKFFMEQHVENVIKTYQQKVSRRLQLEQEMAKAGLCEAEQEQMRKILYQKESNYNRLKRAKMDKSMFVKIKTLGIGAFGEVCLACKLDTHALYAMKTLRKKDVLNRNQVAHVKAERDILAEADNEWVVKLYYSFQDKDSLYFVMDYIPGGDMMSLLIRMEVFPEHLARFYIAELTLAIESVHKMGFIHRDIKPDNILIDLDGHIKLTDFGLCTGFRWTHNSKYYQKGNHMRQDSMEPGDLWDDVSNCRCGDRLKTLEQRAQKQHQRCLAHSLVGTPNYIAPEVLLRKGDQLGEHAAYPYAGEAQR